DNA from Oncorhynchus masou masou isolate Uvic2021 unplaced genomic scaffold, UVic_Omas_1.1 unplaced_scaffold_1397, whole genome shotgun sequence:
AACCATTTCCACCCCAACCAGCCGAGACCACCCCAACCATTTCCACCCCAACCAGCCGAGACCACCCCAGCCAGCCAAGACCAACCCAACCAACCATTTCCACCCCAGCCAGCCGAGACCACCCCAGCCAGCCGAGACCACCCCAACCAGCCGAGACCAACCCAACCAGCCAAGACCACCCCAGCCAGCCATGACCACCCCAACCATCCCCAACCCAACCAGCCAAGACCACCCCAACCAGCCAAGACCAACCAACCCAACCAGCCAAGCCCACCCCAGCCAGCCGAGACCACCCCAGCCAGCCAAGACCAACCCAACCAGCCGAGA
Protein-coding regions in this window:
- the LOC135530619 gene encoding uncharacterized protein LOC135530619, whose amino-acid sequence is KTTLPAETTPTSRDHPNQPRPPQPFPPQPAETTPTISTPTSRDHPNHFHPNQPRPPQPAKTNPTNHFHPSQPRPPQPAETTPTSRDQPNQPRPPQPAMTTPTIPNPTSQDHPNQPRPTNPTSQAHPSQPRPPQPAKTNPTSREHPNQPRPPQPAKTNPTSRDHPKQPRTTPDQPTQPAETTSTSRDHPSQQRPTQPAETTSTSRDQPNQTLAPTY